In Lachnospiraceae bacterium, one DNA window encodes the following:
- a CDS encoding transposase family protein, whose product MQELLDWMEYIEDDRQQRKVRHTLKDILVIVLFATLANADDWVEMVLFAENYQDYLRKYIELKNGIPSHDTIRRVMGMISPEILQQLYGK is encoded by the coding sequence ATGCAAGAATTATTAGATTGGATGGAATATATTGAAGATGATCGCCAGCAAAGAAAAGTTCGTCATACATTAAAGGACATTCTTGTTATTGTGTTGTTTGCAACATTAGCAAATGCAGATGACTGGGTAGAAATGGTATTATTTGCAGAAAATTATCAGGATTATCTTCGCAAATATATAGAGTTAAAAAACGGAATACCATCTCATGATACAATAAGACGCGTAATGGGAATGATATCACCAGAAATCCTGCAGCAGCTCTATGGAAAATAG